One window from the genome of Methanobacterium formicicum encodes:
- a CDS encoding fibrillarin-like rRNA/tRNA 2'-O-methyltransferase, with protein MEFELESGNKISGVYELDGHLATCNLNPQVRVYGEKLVDYEDKEYRLWDPRRSKLAAALLKGLGTFPVKNDSRILYLGASAGTTPSHISDIITQGVIYCVEFAPRMMRELLTVCRARENMIPLLEDAHKPANYQGLLEKVDFLYSDVAQPNQTEIFMDNMRLFLREEGQGMIMIKARSIDVTRKPKQIFREEASFLKEHGFRIVDKVDLDPYEKDHRCLVCEFAF; from the coding sequence ATGGAGTTTGAACTGGAATCTGGCAATAAAATCAGCGGAGTATACGAACTGGACGGTCACCTGGCCACTTGCAACCTCAACCCCCAGGTAAGGGTTTACGGGGAGAAGCTGGTGGACTATGAAGATAAAGAGTATCGCCTCTGGGATCCCCGCCGTTCTAAACTGGCAGCGGCCCTTCTTAAAGGACTGGGAACCTTCCCGGTTAAAAATGATTCACGAATACTCTACCTTGGGGCTTCGGCAGGCACAACTCCCTCCCACATCTCGGATATCATCACCCAGGGAGTTATATACTGTGTGGAGTTTGCACCCCGCATGATGAGGGAGCTCCTCACTGTTTGTCGGGCCCGGGAGAATATGATCCCCCTGCTGGAAGATGCCCATAAACCCGCCAATTACCAGGGACTGCTGGAGAAGGTGGACTTCCTTTACTCTGATGTGGCCCAGCCTAACCAGACCGAAATATTCATGGACAACATGCGCCTCTTCTTGAGGGAAGAAGGACAGGGCATGATCATGATCAAGGCCCGGAGCATAGATGTCACCCGCAAGCCCAAACAGATATTCAGGGAGGAAGCATCCTTCTTAAAGGAGCATGGCTTCCGGATAGTGGATAAAGTTGATCTGGACCCTTACGAGAAAGACCACCGCTGCCTGGTCTGTGAATTTGCATTTTAA
- a CDS encoding zinc ribbon domain-containing protein, with translation MKCENCGYDNHADAAFCEQCGAKLPEKAAFGRKSTQPEKEESKNINTALIVAIVALVVILGIMGGILLKMGSSSTPANTTNTTTLAPETISLATGFPVSQVPGLASEISRVGVGFSTITYQGVTLDKNQCLYILAKGLTMISTGQTGNIPINQYKSPDNAYGTVTSATIAQADYLSMAQRTCTWMDNSGQTPNYIGITVSGQPDLSPDSMLNMYAKVLTQYKSTGQLPASVTIP, from the coding sequence ATGAAATGTGAAAACTGTGGATATGATAACCATGCCGACGCTGCTTTTTGTGAACAGTGCGGTGCTAAATTACCGGAAAAAGCAGCCTTTGGTAGAAAATCCACTCAACCCGAAAAAGAAGAATCAAAAAATATTAACACTGCATTGATCGTGGCCATAGTGGCTCTGGTGGTAATATTGGGAATCATGGGAGGAATACTCCTGAAAATGGGAAGTTCCAGCACCCCGGCCAACACCACCAACACCACCACCCTGGCCCCAGAAACAATATCCCTGGCTACTGGATTTCCGGTGTCCCAAGTACCTGGCCTGGCCAGTGAAATATCCCGGGTGGGAGTGGGGTTCAGCACCATAACCTACCAGGGAGTGACCCTGGACAAGAACCAGTGCCTTTACATCTTGGCCAAGGGCCTAACAATGATAAGCACCGGACAAACTGGTAATATTCCCATAAACCAGTACAAGAGTCCGGATAATGCCTATGGAACAGTTACCAGTGCCACCATTGCCCAGGCGGATTATCTGAGCATGGCCCAGAGAACCTGTACCTGGATGGATAACAGTGGCCAGACACCCAACTATATTGGTATCACTGTATCGGGCCAACCAGATTTATCCCCGGATTCCATGTTGAACATGTATGCCAAGGTTTTAACCCAGTACAAATCAACTGGACAGCTACCAGCCAGTGTAACCATACCTTAA
- a CDS encoding pyridoxamine 5'-phosphate oxidase family protein has translation MVMNKEMMDAIEKNNIVWLATANNKSTPNLVPIGFARPLDGETILLVANFMNKSLENLKNNPQATVAVGDISECPYQFKGTVEIHESGKYFDDAVEWAKSVMTQLAPKAAVLLKVTEIYSVQPGPDAGKRVD, from the coding sequence ATGGTAATGAACAAGGAAATGATGGATGCAATAGAAAAAAACAACATAGTATGGTTAGCCACCGCCAATAACAAAAGCACTCCCAATCTGGTTCCAATTGGATTTGCCAGACCATTGGATGGTGAAACCATCTTACTGGTGGCTAACTTCATGAACAAAAGTTTGGAAAATCTTAAAAACAATCCCCAGGCCACAGTGGCTGTGGGGGACATATCAGAATGCCCATACCAGTTTAAAGGCACGGTGGAAATACACGAGTCTGGTAAATACTTTGATGATGCAGTGGAATGGGCTAAAAGTGTCATGACTCAACTAGCACCTAAAGCCGCAGTCTTGCTAAAGGTAACTGAAATATATTCAGTGCAACCGGGTCCTGATGCCGGTAAAAGAGTTGATTAA